One Bacillus sp. FJAT-52991 genomic region harbors:
- a CDS encoding DUF1798 family protein, translating to MKELQKLTTELMTIVKEANEIYHEKRKTNEKGDFYQEVKPFADRANKVSIHWKKEIETQLQQGGFKYIHQPQVKAVVENIELVSVQAFFPETSYTRFKNYIESTNFLLNSLLKELK from the coding sequence ATGAAAGAGCTTCAGAAGTTAACAACTGAATTGATGACAATTGTCAAAGAAGCAAATGAGATTTACCACGAGAAAAGAAAAACGAACGAAAAAGGCGATTTCTATCAAGAGGTCAAGCCGTTTGCCGATCGAGCGAATAAAGTGTCCATCCACTGGAAAAAAGAAATAGAAACACAGCTACAACAAGGGGGATTTAAATATATCCATCAACCACAAGTGAAGGCAGTGGTTGAAAATATTGAGTTAGTGTCTGTCCAAGCTTTCTTTCCAGAAACAAGCTACACTCGCTTTAAAAATTATATAGAATCGACGAATTTCTTATTAAATAGCCTGTTGAAAGAGCTGAAATGA
- a CDS encoding DUF3189 family protein, with amino-acid sequence MIYIYNDYGGTHTTALAAAYHLKQLPQPDRTLTSEEILNVKYFNKLTKEDFGKLIFHGSDEDGNSVYTIGRKRNKLVVPALKELTLLLQNKFYFNEKIIFSNTSPTVPIVMSFGGFFSRGLKIDFIGVPLLVKGAKQCCDNIYRLVENTKQVGKTSFNENVIILENEMYK; translated from the coding sequence ATGATTTATATTTATAATGATTATGGTGGGACACATACCACGGCTTTGGCTGCCGCATATCATTTAAAGCAATTACCTCAACCAGACAGAACATTAACTTCGGAAGAGATATTAAATGTAAAATATTTCAACAAACTAACGAAAGAGGATTTCGGAAAACTCATTTTTCACGGGAGCGATGAAGATGGTAACTCAGTGTATACAATTGGACGGAAAAGGAACAAACTTGTTGTCCCAGCATTAAAAGAATTGACTTTATTACTACAAAATAAATTTTATTTTAATGAAAAAATAATTTTCTCTAATACATCACCAACGGTTCCAATTGTTATGTCATTTGGAGGATTTTTCTCGAGAGGATTGAAAATTGACTTTATAGGTGTACCGTTATTAGTAAAAGGTGCAAAGCAATGCTGTGATAATATTTATCGGTTAGTTGAAAACACGAAACAAGTTGGGAAAACTTCTTTCAATGAAAACGTGATTATTTTAGAAAATGAAATGTATAAGTAA
- a CDS encoding YpoC family protein: protein MAKVVVPSSLKHDLFFQEETVTLAGQPSLVASPYFIYELQGNEAPWENPSFYLKTVQDTYQFIQPVIEMKFKEKDKEIEQMMKAVIALFFMSLFWSNHEPVVLNDWKEKVAAFEVKPLNAEERLSFVLARPFSYQAYRQMDALMTEQQKQFAKHSLLSNHKK, encoded by the coding sequence ATGGCAAAGGTTGTAGTACCTAGTAGTTTAAAGCATGACTTGTTTTTTCAAGAGGAGACGGTAACGCTTGCTGGGCAGCCTAGCTTGGTTGCCTCTCCTTATTTTATATATGAACTTCAAGGAAACGAAGCTCCTTGGGAAAATCCTTCTTTTTATTTAAAAACGGTTCAAGATACTTATCAATTTATTCAACCGGTAATTGAGATGAAATTTAAAGAAAAAGATAAAGAAATTGAGCAAATGATGAAGGCTGTCATCGCGTTATTTTTCATGAGTTTATTTTGGAGCAATCACGAGCCAGTGGTGTTAAATGACTGGAAAGAAAAGGTCGCTGCGTTTGAAGTTAAACCGCTGAATGCAGAGGAAAGGCTTTCATTTGTTCTTGCTCGTCCGTTTTCCTATCAAGCGTATCGTCAAATGGATGCCTTGATGACGGAGCAACAGAAGCAATTTGCTAAACATAGCTTATTAAGCAATCATAAAAAATAA
- a CDS encoding YppG family protein produces MNPWEVMPPRPEYYMYHPYSPSYPAFHSQAQEYSSFAGHLFDHPLYQMQMPEQKHPLYSQMPLAPYPTNIPQKNTSNMFMQSFKNEDGSFNINKALDTAGVMMNTVSQLGSIVKGVSGWLKV; encoded by the coding sequence ATGAATCCTTGGGAAGTGATGCCGCCTCGGCCTGAGTATTATATGTATCATCCGTATAGCCCATCTTATCCTGCTTTTCATTCACAAGCTCAAGAGTATTCTTCATTTGCTGGTCATTTATTTGATCATCCGTTGTATCAAATGCAAATGCCTGAACAAAAGCATCCACTTTATTCGCAAATGCCCCTTGCCCCATATCCTACCAATATACCACAAAAGAACACGAGTAATATGTTTATGCAGTCGTTTAAAAATGAAGATGGATCCTTTAACATCAATAAAGCATTAGATACAGCAGGAGTGATGATGAATACGGTTTCACAGCTAGGGAGCATTGTCAAAGGAGTGAGCGGGTGGTTGAAGGTATGA
- a CDS encoding PBP1A family penicillin-binding protein — MSDQYSSRTERRKQQKKRPAKKPATTGAKSNKRSIVKKVFFTLAALMFLFLAVGIGTFAFMIKDAPDLDEALLRDPVASKIYDKDGEYITAVGSEKRDYVKYEDIPPVVKDAILATEDARFFDHHGVDIIRIGGAVISNFTNGFGSQGASTITQQVVKMSFLKPEKTLERKAQEAWLAFQLERKYSKEEIFEMYVNKVYMSDGIHGIKTAAHYYFGKELDELTLNEAAMLAGMPQSPNNYDPFEHPDRADKRKNVVLSLMEQHDKITSAEMKAAQQESITAYVKEPKEADSKQYNAFIDMVVEEVQEMGEYNPYSDGLKIYTTLDRDAQDYMDKLLNTEEIIDYPSDEFQAGVALTDTKTGEVRAIGGGRNQKVERGYNYAVDLKQRQPGSVIKPLIDYGPAIEYLKWSTYQQLDDRPYSYSNGTPIRNAGGSYMGPISMRTALTYSRNIPALQTYQEVGHENANKFLKNLGIQLPKEQSENESNSIGAMSGISPLDLAGAYAAFGNEGQYNKPHTVKKIILSDGETEVKNDIKPKAAMSDYTAYMVTDMLKDVMDEGTGTKANIPDLHVAGKTGTTNYTQKEKSEFGIPDSGSPDSWFVGYTTNYTAAIWTGYSSKKEYLSKESQQISKQLFKNLMEEVSSDVETKDFKKPDSVVELPIVKGSNPAAIAGKGTPESEIVHELFVKGEEPKKVFNKFKKEDKEKKEESEGGITGLSASYNAASQNISVSWSFNGKGTPSFTVSSNGGSQSVNGTSTVISNVQPGQTYNITVTATVDGAVVDTASTSVTTTGEVVPEEPETPPVDPENPDGENPDGNDDGNDNNNGGGTPPGGGDNNGGGTPPGGGDNNGGGNNGGGTPPDDGGNNGGGTPPDGGGDNGGGTPPDGGGDNGGGTPPDGGGGTPPPTSGGGGNSQQGEPTEP; from the coding sequence ATGTCTGATCAATACAGTTCACGTACAGAAAGACGAAAACAACAGAAAAAAAGACCAGCAAAAAAACCGGCAACGACTGGAGCCAAAAGCAATAAAAGATCCATCGTAAAGAAAGTATTCTTTACCCTTGCCGCTCTTATGTTCCTTTTTCTTGCAGTCGGTATAGGGACATTTGCTTTTATGATTAAAGATGCTCCTGACTTAGATGAGGCGTTGTTACGAGACCCCGTTGCATCAAAGATTTATGATAAAGATGGCGAATATATTACTGCTGTTGGTTCAGAAAAACGAGATTATGTCAAATATGAAGACATCCCACCAGTGGTGAAAGACGCGATTTTGGCGACAGAAGATGCCCGCTTTTTTGACCATCATGGCGTCGATATTATTCGTATCGGTGGTGCAGTTATTAGTAACTTTACAAACGGCTTCGGTTCTCAAGGGGCGAGTACGATCACCCAACAAGTGGTCAAGATGTCCTTTTTAAAGCCTGAAAAAACGTTAGAAAGAAAAGCACAAGAAGCTTGGCTCGCTTTTCAACTGGAGCGAAAATATTCCAAAGAAGAAATCTTTGAAATGTATGTTAACAAAGTTTATATGTCTGACGGTATTCACGGTATAAAAACGGCAGCTCACTATTATTTCGGTAAAGAGTTAGATGAGCTCACATTAAATGAAGCGGCCATGCTCGCTGGTATGCCACAAAGTCCAAATAATTACGACCCATTCGAGCATCCTGACCGCGCGGATAAGCGGAAAAATGTGGTCCTATCTTTAATGGAACAACATGACAAAATTACAAGTGCGGAAATGAAGGCGGCACAACAAGAGTCGATCACTGCTTACGTGAAAGAGCCAAAAGAGGCTGATAGTAAACAATATAATGCTTTCATTGATATGGTTGTAGAAGAAGTTCAAGAGATGGGAGAATACAATCCATATTCAGATGGCTTGAAAATTTATACGACATTAGATCGTGATGCACAAGATTACATGGATAAATTATTAAATACCGAGGAAATTATCGATTATCCAAGTGATGAATTCCAAGCAGGAGTTGCACTTACTGATACGAAAACCGGTGAAGTTCGAGCCATTGGTGGCGGACGTAACCAAAAGGTTGAACGAGGATACAATTATGCAGTCGACTTAAAACAACGTCAACCAGGTTCTGTTATTAAACCTTTAATTGATTATGGTCCTGCCATTGAGTATTTGAAATGGTCAACATATCAGCAACTTGATGATCGACCTTACTCTTATTCAAATGGGACGCCTATTCGTAACGCTGGCGGATCTTATATGGGGCCAATTTCCATGAGAACTGCCCTTACTTATTCTCGTAATATCCCAGCTTTGCAAACATATCAAGAAGTTGGGCATGAAAATGCGAATAAATTTTTAAAGAACCTTGGCATTCAATTGCCTAAAGAGCAATCAGAGAATGAATCTAATTCCATCGGTGCGATGAGTGGCATCTCCCCTCTTGATTTAGCAGGTGCTTATGCGGCCTTCGGGAATGAAGGACAATATAATAAGCCTCACACCGTGAAGAAAATTATTTTGTCTGATGGAGAAACAGAAGTTAAAAATGACATTAAACCAAAAGCAGCAATGAGCGATTATACCGCTTATATGGTTACAGATATGCTGAAGGATGTCATGGATGAAGGTACTGGAACAAAAGCCAATATTCCTGACCTCCATGTTGCCGGAAAAACAGGAACTACGAACTATACACAAAAAGAAAAAAGTGAATTCGGCATCCCTGATAGCGGCTCTCCTGATTCTTGGTTTGTTGGTTATACAACGAACTATACAGCCGCTATCTGGACAGGATATTCAAGTAAAAAAGAGTATTTATCGAAAGAAAGTCAGCAAATTTCGAAGCAGCTATTCAAAAATTTAATGGAAGAAGTATCTTCGGACGTCGAAACGAAGGACTTCAAGAAACCAGACAGCGTAGTTGAATTACCAATTGTAAAAGGCTCCAACCCAGCAGCGATTGCCGGAAAAGGAACACCTGAGAGCGAAATAGTACATGAGTTATTCGTCAAAGGTGAAGAGCCGAAAAAAGTGTTTAATAAGTTTAAGAAAGAGGACAAAGAGAAGAAAGAAGAGTCTGAAGGTGGAATTACGGGCTTGAGCGCCTCTTATAATGCAGCTTCTCAAAATATTTCTGTCTCCTGGTCCTTTAATGGAAAAGGCACACCAAGCTTTACCGTCTCTTCAAACGGAGGTTCACAATCGGTTAACGGAACTTCAACTGTCATTAGCAATGTGCAACCAGGTCAAACCTATAATATTACTGTCACGGCGACAGTAGATGGTGCGGTAGTCGATACTGCTTCCACTTCGGTCACGACGACAGGTGAAGTAGTACCTGAAGAACCTGAAACTCCACCTGTCGATCCAGAAAATCCAGATGGTGAGAACCCGGACGGAAACGATGATGGAAATGACAATAATAATGGTGGCGGTACTCCTCCAGGTGGGGGCGACAACAATGGCGGCGGCACTCCTCCAGGTGGGGGCGACAACAATGGCGGCGGCAATAACGGTGGTGGTACTCCTCCAGATGACGGCGGCAATAACGGTGGTGGTACTCCTCCAGATGGCGGCGGCGATAACGGTGGCGGTACTCCTCCAGATGGCGGCGGCGATAACGGCGGTGGTACTCCTCCAGATGGTGGTGGCGGCACTCCTCCTCCAACTAGTGGGGGCGGCGGCAATAGCCAACAAGGAGAACCAACGGAACCATAA
- a CDS encoding ribonuclease H-like domain-containing protein yields MSLSNKLQRMKSHLIKEEQIVNEEKEKPISMEGWDNAQVTPYVLGDQYCFIREVRYPLHYQHGRHSFLEIKEAVKTWNDWDGNHPLSAKGMQAEDLFFFDTETTGLGGGVGNTIFLLGYARVLEDQVVLRQHFLPEPGNEVALYASFLEQVDYTTLVTYNGKAFDWPQVKTRHTLVRDHVPKLPTFGHFDLFHASRRLWKHTMESVKLVNVEKNILNIERQEDIPGFLAPMIYFDYLERKDPEGILKIMEHNERDILTLITLYTHLSHHILQKNQDSTERERIEVAKWFDYIGEKEKSTQAYQQIAETHSSMIGLEAKHALAFHYKRKKQWQEAISLWIEVCTDGSDRCKKEAHLELSKYYEHQEKDYPLALKHAQHVANMLTESNEMMIKRLNRIKRKIGN; encoded by the coding sequence ATGAGTCTATCTAACAAGCTTCAGCGAATGAAGTCTCATTTAATTAAAGAGGAACAAATAGTGAATGAGGAGAAAGAGAAACCCATTTCTATGGAAGGCTGGGACAACGCTCAAGTAACTCCATATGTACTTGGCGATCAGTATTGTTTCATTCGAGAGGTTCGCTATCCGCTTCATTATCAGCATGGACGCCATTCTTTTTTGGAAATAAAGGAGGCGGTGAAGACTTGGAATGATTGGGACGGGAATCATCCGCTTTCTGCTAAAGGGATGCAAGCAGAAGACTTGTTTTTCTTCGATACGGAAACAACAGGGCTTGGTGGAGGAGTGGGGAACACCATTTTTCTGCTAGGCTATGCTCGCGTATTGGAAGATCAAGTCGTTTTGCGTCAGCACTTTTTGCCAGAGCCGGGGAATGAAGTGGCGTTATATGCAAGTTTCCTTGAACAGGTCGATTACACAACACTTGTAACGTATAATGGAAAAGCTTTTGATTGGCCGCAAGTGAAAACGAGGCATACACTTGTTCGTGATCATGTCCCGAAGCTACCTACTTTCGGTCACTTTGATTTATTTCATGCATCTAGACGATTGTGGAAGCATACGATGGAATCAGTGAAGCTTGTAAATGTGGAAAAAAATATTCTCAATATTGAACGTCAAGAAGATATTCCCGGATTTTTAGCCCCGATGATTTATTTTGATTATTTAGAGCGGAAAGATCCAGAGGGAATACTAAAAATTATGGAGCATAATGAGAGAGATATTTTAACATTGATTACGCTTTATACACATTTGAGTCATCATATTTTGCAAAAAAATCAAGACAGCACAGAGCGGGAGCGAATCGAAGTAGCGAAATGGTTCGATTACATTGGAGAAAAGGAGAAGTCGACTCAAGCCTATCAGCAAATTGCTGAGACCCATTCATCGATGATCGGATTAGAAGCGAAACATGCTCTTGCTTTTCATTACAAAAGGAAGAAACAATGGCAAGAAGCGATCTCGTTATGGATTGAAGTATGTACAGATGGTTCGGATCGGTGTAAGAAAGAAGCTCACCTAGAATTAAGCAAATACTATGAACATCAAGAGAAAGATTATCCGCTAGCGTTAAAGCATGCTCAACATGTCGCCAATATGTTGACTGAATCCAATGAAATGATGATAAAAAGACTGAATCGCATTAAGAGAAAAATAGGAAACTAA
- the nth gene encoding endonuclease III, producing the protein MLNKQQIRYCLDQIAQMFPDAHCELRHDNPFELVIAVALSAQCTDALVNKVTKDLFQKYKTPEDYLAVPLEELQQDIRSIGLYRNKAKNIQKLSQMLIEEMNGEVPRKQSELVKLAGVGRKTANVVASVAFGVPAIAVDTHVERVSKRLGICRWKDSVTEVEETLMKKIPQEEWSVTHHRLIFFGRYHCKAQSPKCEECPLLDLCREGKKRMKRKAS; encoded by the coding sequence TTGTTAAATAAACAGCAAATTCGTTATTGTCTAGACCAAATTGCTCAGATGTTTCCTGATGCGCATTGTGAGTTGCGGCATGATAATCCATTTGAATTAGTGATCGCCGTGGCTTTATCTGCTCAATGTACGGATGCTTTAGTAAACAAGGTGACCAAGGACTTATTTCAAAAATATAAAACGCCAGAAGATTATTTGGCCGTCCCGTTAGAAGAGCTGCAACAGGATATTCGCTCAATCGGGCTCTATCGTAACAAGGCGAAAAATATTCAAAAGTTAAGCCAGATGCTCATAGAGGAAATGAACGGGGAAGTCCCGCGAAAACAAAGTGAACTTGTGAAGTTAGCTGGTGTGGGACGAAAAACAGCCAATGTTGTTGCGTCTGTTGCCTTCGGTGTGCCTGCGATTGCGGTTGATACGCATGTGGAGCGAGTGAGCAAACGGTTAGGCATTTGTCGCTGGAAGGATTCTGTAACAGAAGTAGAAGAAACATTAATGAAGAAAATCCCACAAGAAGAGTGGTCCGTGACACATCATCGTCTTATTTTCTTCGGGCGCTATCATTGCAAGGCACAGTCACCTAAATGTGAAGAATGTCCGCTACTAGACTTATGTCGTGAAGGAAAGAAGCGGATGAAAAGGAAGGCTAGCTAA
- a CDS encoding DEAD/DEAH box helicase — protein MGKKSLSDLIQELKDNENIINWHEIEPQEAQTRPIPERVDARIKLALQKRGIGELYSHQLTAFETVQKGENIVAVTPTASGKTLCYNLPVLQSIAESETNRALYIFPTKALAQDQKSEMNELINEIGIDIKSYTYDGDTSPAIRQVVRKAGHIVITNPDMLHSAILPHHTKWVSLFENLKYVVIDELHTYRGVFGSHVANVIRRLKRICRFYGSEPIFICTSATIANPKELAEQLTGNPMRLIDNNGAPRGRKHFVFYNPPVVNKPLNIRKSATVEVNHLAKEFLKNNIQTIVFARSRVRVEIILSHIQELVKHQIATKSIRGYRGGYLPKQRREIEKGLRDGDILGVVSTNALELGVDIGQLQVCIMTGYPGSVASTWQQAGRAGRRHGEALIVMVASSTPIDQYIVQNPSYFFERSPESARINPENLIVLVDHLKCAAYELPFKKGEEFGALDVDDILEFLVEERVIHQNGDTYYWANQSFPAGEISLRSASQENVVIVDQSETGNVKIIGEMDRFSAMTLLHDEAIYLHEGVQYQVEKLDWPHKKAYVREVDVEYFTDANLAVQLKVLEIDLTKQREQTSLHYGDVTINILPSIFKKIKLSTFENIGSGPIHLPEEELHTSAMWIELIEVDPTIGEKTLEQLLLGVANVLQHVVPVYVMCDRKDIHVVSQIKATHSGLPTIFLYDHYPGGIGLAEEVYKRFDSIKEAATNLIKHCPCEDGCPSCVGTEISGIQAKQQSIQLLNQC, from the coding sequence ATCGGTAAGAAATCACTTTCAGACCTCATTCAAGAGTTAAAAGATAATGAAAATATTATTAACTGGCATGAAATTGAACCGCAGGAGGCGCAGACAAGGCCGATACCCGAGCGTGTCGATGCCCGTATTAAGCTTGCACTGCAAAAGCGAGGGATTGGTGAATTGTATAGTCATCAGTTGACCGCTTTTGAAACGGTACAAAAGGGAGAAAACATTGTAGCGGTTACGCCGACAGCTTCAGGAAAAACATTATGTTATAACTTACCAGTCTTACAGTCTATTGCTGAAAGTGAGACGAACCGAGCTCTTTATATTTTTCCTACGAAAGCCTTAGCGCAGGATCAAAAAAGCGAAATGAATGAACTGATCAACGAAATAGGGATCGATATTAAGAGCTACACATACGATGGGGACACTTCGCCTGCCATTCGGCAAGTCGTAAGGAAAGCGGGACATATTGTCATTACCAATCCAGATATGCTACATTCTGCGATCTTGCCTCATCATACGAAATGGGTCAGTCTGTTTGAAAACTTGAAGTATGTCGTGATCGATGAACTTCATACATATCGTGGAGTGTTTGGTAGTCATGTGGCCAATGTGATCCGCCGGTTAAAAAGGATTTGCCGATTTTATGGAAGTGAGCCGATCTTTATTTGTACATCCGCAACGATCGCCAATCCAAAAGAATTAGCCGAGCAGCTGACGGGCAACCCGATGCGTCTTATAGATAATAACGGAGCACCAAGAGGAAGAAAGCATTTTGTGTTTTATAATCCACCTGTGGTGAACAAGCCATTAAACATTCGAAAAAGTGCCACAGTAGAAGTCAATCATTTAGCGAAGGAATTCCTTAAAAATAATATTCAAACGATCGTTTTCGCTAGAAGTCGGGTACGCGTGGAGATTATTTTAAGTCATATTCAAGAATTGGTGAAACATCAAATCGCGACGAAATCGATTAGGGGTTATCGCGGCGGTTATTTACCAAAGCAGCGTCGGGAAATTGAAAAAGGATTAAGAGACGGTGACATTTTAGGTGTGGTGAGCACAAACGCTTTAGAGCTTGGGGTAGATATCGGCCAGCTGCAAGTGTGCATCATGACTGGATATCCTGGGAGTGTTGCGAGCACATGGCAGCAAGCAGGAAGAGCGGGGAGACGGCATGGTGAAGCATTAATAGTGATGGTAGCTAGCTCCACGCCGATCGATCAATATATTGTACAAAATCCGTCGTACTTTTTCGAGCGATCACCTGAATCGGCTAGAATCAATCCCGAAAATTTAATTGTTTTAGTCGATCATTTAAAATGTGCCGCCTATGAACTGCCATTTAAAAAAGGGGAAGAGTTTGGAGCGCTCGACGTTGATGATATTTTAGAATTTTTAGTGGAAGAACGAGTGATTCACCAAAATGGTGACACGTATTATTGGGCGAATCAGTCATTTCCGGCAGGAGAGATTAGCTTGCGATCAGCTTCTCAGGAAAATGTTGTTATTGTTGATCAGTCAGAAACAGGAAATGTTAAAATCATTGGTGAAATGGATCGCTTTAGTGCGATGACTTTGCTTCATGATGAGGCCATTTATTTACATGAAGGGGTTCAATACCAAGTAGAGAAATTAGACTGGCCACATAAAAAGGCATATGTCAGAGAAGTAGATGTCGAATATTTCACAGATGCCAATTTAGCGGTACAGTTGAAAGTGCTGGAAATCGACCTAACAAAACAGAGAGAACAGACGTCCCTTCATTACGGTGATGTGACGATCAATATATTGCCTAGCATCTTTAAAAAAATCAAACTAAGCACGTTTGAGAATATCGGATCTGGACCAATTCATCTTCCGGAAGAAGAATTGCATACGAGCGCAATGTGGATTGAGTTAATAGAAGTAGACCCGACGATCGGAGAAAAAACGCTTGAGCAATTATTGTTAGGCGTGGCGAATGTGCTACAGCACGTTGTCCCTGTCTATGTGATGTGTGATCGCAAAGATATCCATGTCGTGTCACAAATAAAAGCGACTCATTCTGGACTACCGACCATCTTTTTATATGATCATTACCCTGGTGGCATCGGATTAGCTGAAGAGGTGTATAAACGTTTTGATTCTATCAAAGAGGCGGCTACCAACTTAATCAAACATTGTCCTTGTGAGGATGGATGTCCTTCATGTGTTGGGACGGAAATAAGTGGGATTCAAGCGAAACAACAAAGTATACAATTGTTAAATCAATGCTAA
- the recU gene encoding Holliday junction resolvase RecU → MVIKYPNGKKYAPQSQASSLPPKLKQQNYSNRGMTLEEDLNETNKYYLERGIAVVHKKPTPVQIVQVDYPKRSAAVIKEAYFKQASTTDYNGVYRGKYLDFEAKETRNLTSFPLKNFHPHQIDHMKMVEKQNGISFVILRFAALEEIFYLPATHLFDFWDRMKNGGRKSITKSEIESVAFQIPLGLHPRIPYLSIINRLHF, encoded by the coding sequence ATGGTGATAAAATATCCAAACGGAAAAAAGTATGCTCCACAATCACAAGCATCATCTTTACCACCGAAATTGAAACAACAAAACTACAGCAACAGAGGAATGACGCTTGAGGAGGATCTAAACGAAACAAATAAGTATTATTTAGAGCGTGGTATAGCTGTGGTTCACAAAAAGCCAACACCCGTCCAAATTGTTCAAGTTGATTACCCAAAAAGGAGCGCAGCTGTCATTAAAGAAGCTTATTTCAAACAAGCCTCGACGACGGATTACAACGGTGTGTACAGAGGAAAGTATTTGGATTTTGAAGCAAAGGAAACAAGAAACTTAACCTCTTTTCCACTCAAGAATTTTCATCCGCATCAAATTGATCATATGAAAATGGTGGAAAAGCAAAATGGCATAAGCTTTGTCATTCTCCGTTTTGCTGCATTAGAAGAAATATTTTATCTTCCGGCTACTCACTTGTTTGATTTTTGGGACCGGATGAAAAATGGTGGTAGAAAGTCGATTACCAAATCTGAAATAGAAAGTGTCGCATTTCAAATTCCATTAGGACTTCATCCAAGGATCCCCTATTTATCTATTATTAATCGGTTACACTTTTAA
- a CDS encoding DnaD domain-containing protein gives MEQKELVMQWMDEGMVSVPQVLLMNYRKLNVSEVELVLLLQIFAFKQKGHHFPTFEELANQMTISASDCAVLIKKLMQQQLITIEQGDSTGYESYSLKPLWKKLAESMLQQSRQSALQQAMSEEQDLYSLFEQEFGRPLSPLECETLAIWIDQDHHDSVIIKAALREAVISGKMNFRYIDRILFEWKKQGIETLEQARDYGQRFRKQQSSPEQVQRSKKAVHFYNWLEQ, from the coding sequence ATGGAACAAAAAGAATTAGTAATGCAATGGATGGATGAGGGCATGGTTAGTGTGCCTCAAGTGCTGCTGATGAATTATCGTAAATTAAATGTATCTGAAGTCGAATTGGTGCTGTTATTGCAAATTTTCGCTTTTAAGCAAAAAGGTCATCACTTTCCTACATTTGAGGAGTTAGCTAATCAAATGACGATTTCTGCAAGTGATTGTGCGGTTTTGATTAAAAAGCTGATGCAGCAGCAATTAATTACTATTGAACAAGGCGATTCTACGGGATATGAGAGCTACTCTTTAAAGCCGCTATGGAAAAAATTAGCCGAATCTATGCTGCAGCAGTCAAGGCAATCGGCTTTGCAGCAAGCGATGAGCGAGGAACAAGATTTATATTCTCTTTTTGAACAGGAATTTGGTCGTCCTCTTTCTCCGCTTGAATGTGAAACGCTGGCGATTTGGATTGATCAGGACCATCATGACTCAGTCATCATTAAAGCGGCGCTTAGGGAAGCTGTTATTTCTGGAAAGATGAACTTTCGCTATATCGATCGAATTCTGTTTGAATGGAAAAAGCAAGGGATTGAAACGCTTGAACAAGCGAGAGATTATGGACAACGATTTCGAAAACAGCAGTCTTCTCCTGAACAGGTACAGCGCTCAAAAAAGGCTGTCCATTTTTATAACTGGCTAGAGCAATAG